One stretch of Zingiber officinale cultivar Zhangliang chromosome 6B, Zo_v1.1, whole genome shotgun sequence DNA includes these proteins:
- the LOC121989063 gene encoding aquaporin TIP3-1-like, whose product MQPRRFALGRTEDAVHPDTMRAALSEFIATALFVFAAEGSILSLGKLYEDACTPGGLVVLATAHAFALAVAVSVAYNVSGGHVNPAVTLGALVGGRISLIRAVFYWVAQLLGAVVATLLLRLATGGMRPVGFSVASGVSDWHAVLLEIVMTFGLVYTVYATAIDPKRGDLGTIAPLAIGFILGANILAGGPFDGAAMNPARAFGPALVGWRWKSHWVYWVGPSVGAALAGLVYEFLVIPSEAARSHQPLAPEDY is encoded by the exons ATGCAGCCTCGCAGGTTCGCCTTAGGCCGCACCGAGGACGCCGTTCACCCAGACACCATGCGCGCCGCCCTCTCGGAGTTCATCGCCACCGCCCTCTTCGTCTTCGCCGCCGAGGGCTCCATTCTCTCTCTCG GGAAGCTGTACGAGGACGCGTGCACCCCTGGCGGGCTGGTGGTGTTGGCCACCGCCCACGCGTTTGCTCTGGCCGTGGCAGTGTCCGTCGCCTACAACGTATCCGGAGGCCACGTAAACCCGGCCGTCACGCTCGGCGCTCTCGTCGGCGGCCGGATTTCCCTCATCCGAGCGGTGTTTTATTGGGTGGCCCAGCTCCTCGGCGCCGTCGTCGCCACTCTCCTCCTCCGCCTCGCAACCGGCGGCATG AGGCCGGTGGGGTTTTCCGTGGCGTCGGGCGTCAGCGACTGGCACGCGGTGCTCCTGGAGATCGTGATGACCTTCGGGCTGGTGTACACCGTGTACGCGACTGCGATCGACCCCAAGAGGGGGGACCTCGGGACCATCGCGCCGCTGGCCATCGGGTTCATACTAGGAGCCAACATTCTGGCGGGCGGGCCGTTCGACGGAGCAGCCATGAATCCGGCGCGGGCGTTCGGACCAGCGCTGGTCGGATGGAGGTGGAAGAGCCATTGGGTGTACTGGGTGGGCCCGTCCGTAGGGGCGGCGTTGGCAGGGCTGGTTTACGAATTCCTAGTGATCCCGTCGGAGGCGGCTCGTTCTCACCAACCTCTAGCACCCGAAGACTACTAG